The proteins below come from a single Sphingomonas carotinifaciens genomic window:
- the hemE gene encoding uroporphyrinogen decarboxylase: MGTEVHGNAVKPLLSVLKGKIAAVPPLWLMRQAGRYLPEYRALRADKGGFLALATDPEAAAEVTMQPIRRFGFDGAILFSDILMVPWALGQDLTFGPGEGPRLSPALVDARLEALAGVPERLDPVYATVARVAAQLPPQTSFLGFAGSPWTVATYMVAGRGSKDQGETRAFAYADPQAFQAIVDAIVALTVEYLAQQIANGVEAVQLFDSWAGSLSPAQFERWVIAPNAAIVSALRARCPGVPIIGFPKGAGAKLPAYARETGVDAVGLDETVDPAWANGALPEGMPVQGNLDPLALIAGGRELDAAVDRIIGALSGRPHIFNLGHGILPHTPIAHVEHLIHHIRSSR; the protein is encoded by the coding sequence GGTTGATGCGGCAGGCGGGCCGGTATCTGCCCGAATATCGCGCGCTGCGGGCCGACAAGGGCGGCTTCCTGGCCCTGGCGACCGACCCGGAGGCGGCGGCCGAAGTGACGATGCAGCCGATCCGGCGTTTCGGCTTCGACGGCGCGATCCTGTTTTCCGACATATTGATGGTGCCGTGGGCACTGGGCCAGGACCTGACCTTCGGACCCGGAGAGGGGCCGCGGCTGAGCCCGGCGCTGGTCGATGCCCGGCTGGAGGCGCTGGCGGGCGTGCCGGAGCGCCTCGACCCGGTCTATGCGACCGTCGCCCGCGTCGCGGCGCAATTGCCGCCACAGACCAGCTTTCTGGGCTTTGCCGGCTCTCCCTGGACGGTTGCGACTTATATGGTCGCCGGCCGCGGATCGAAGGACCAGGGCGAGACGCGCGCCTTTGCCTATGCCGACCCGCAGGCGTTCCAGGCGATCGTCGATGCGATCGTGGCGTTGACGGTGGAGTATCTGGCGCAGCAGATCGCGAACGGGGTGGAGGCGGTGCAACTGTTCGACAGCTGGGCGGGATCGCTGAGCCCGGCGCAGTTCGAACGCTGGGTGATCGCCCCCAATGCGGCGATCGTCTCGGCCTTGCGCGCGCGCTGCCCCGGCGTGCCGATCATCGGCTTTCCCAAGGGTGCCGGCGCCAAGCTGCCCGCCTATGCGCGCGAGACCGGCGTCGACGCGGTCGGGCTGGACGAGACGGTCGATCCCGCCTGGGCGAACGGTGCGCTGCCGGAGGGGATGCCAGTCCAGGGCAATCTCGATCCGCTGGCGCTGATCGCCGGCGGCCGGGAACTGGACGCGGCGGTCGACCGTATCATTGGCGCACTGTCGGGGCGGCCGCACATCTTCAACCTGGGCCACGGCATCCTGCCGCATACGCCGATCGCGCATGTCGAACACCTTATCCACCATATCCGGAGTTCCCGATGA
- a CDS encoding CopD family protein, with translation MTGLLGAAYDWVKAAHLIFVIFWMAGLFMLPRYLVYHQEALAAGRTEEAALWTEREGKIRSIILTPAMLVVWLLGLLLAAHLGLFSGVPGLGWLHLKLVFVLLLTGYHGWTVAYARKLAAGRPTLQGRQLRMLNEVPALAVTLIVVLVIVKPF, from the coding sequence ATGACCGGCCTGCTCGGTGCCGCCTATGACTGGGTGAAAGCGGCGCACCTGATCTTCGTGATCTTCTGGATGGCGGGGCTGTTCATGCTGCCGCGATACCTGGTCTATCATCAGGAGGCGCTGGCGGCGGGGCGCACCGAGGAAGCCGCGCTGTGGACCGAACGCGAGGGCAAGATCCGGTCGATCATCCTGACCCCGGCGATGCTGGTCGTCTGGCTGCTGGGCCTGTTGCTCGCGGCACATCTGGGGCTGTTTTCCGGTGTGCCCGGGCTGGGCTGGCTGCACCTGAAGCTGGTCTTCGTCCTGCTGCTCACCGGCTATCACGGCTGGACGGTCGCCTATGCCAGAAAGCTGGCCGCGGGGCGGCCGACGCTGCAGGGGCGGCAGTTGCGGATGCTGAACGAGGTGCCGGCCCTCGCCGTGACGCTGATCGTCGTGCTGGTGATCGTGAAGCCCTTCTGA
- the rho gene encoding transcription termination factor Rho — protein sequence MHLKDLKKKTPADLVQLAEELGVESASTLRKQDLLFAILKEQAEKGDQIMGLGTIEVLPDGFGFLRSPEANYLAGPDDIYVSPNQVRKHGLRTGDTVEGEIRAPKDGERYFALVKLTSVNFDDPEAVRHRVNFDNLTPLYPEQKLILDPADPTQKDKSARVIDIVSPQGKGQRTLIVAPPRVGKTVMLQNIARAISDNHPEVFLIVLLIDERPEEVTDMQRSVKGEVVSSTFDEPAQRHVQVAEMVIEKAKRLVEHKKDVVILLDSITRLGRAYNTVVPSSGKVLTGGVDANALQRPKRFFGAARNIEEGGSLSIIATALIDTGSRMDEVIFEEFKGTGNSEIVLDRKVADKRIFPALDVGKSGTRKEELLVQKDKLSKMWVLRRILMQMGTIDAMEFLLDKMKNSKTNEDFFDSMNQ from the coding sequence ATGCATCTCAAAGACCTGAAGAAGAAGACTCCTGCCGACCTCGTGCAACTGGCCGAGGAGCTTGGTGTCGAGAGCGCGTCGACGCTGCGCAAGCAGGACCTTCTGTTCGCCATCCTGAAGGAACAGGCGGAGAAGGGCGACCAGATCATGGGGTTGGGCACGATCGAGGTGCTGCCCGACGGTTTCGGCTTTCTGCGCAGCCCCGAGGCCAATTATCTGGCCGGGCCCGACGACATCTATGTCTCGCCCAACCAGGTCCGCAAACACGGCCTGCGCACCGGCGACACGGTGGAAGGCGAGATCCGCGCGCCCAAGGACGGCGAGCGCTATTTCGCGCTGGTGAAGCTGACCTCCGTCAACTTCGACGACCCGGAAGCGGTGCGCCACCGCGTCAACTTCGACAATCTGACGCCGCTCTATCCCGAGCAGAAGCTGATCCTCGACCCGGCCGATCCGACGCAGAAGGACAAGTCGGCGCGGGTCATCGATATCGTCAGTCCGCAGGGCAAGGGGCAGCGCACGCTGATCGTGGCGCCGCCGCGCGTCGGCAAGACGGTGATGCTCCAGAACATCGCGCGGGCGATCTCGGACAATCATCCGGAGGTCTTCCTGATCGTGCTGCTGATCGACGAGCGGCCCGAGGAAGTGACCGACATGCAGCGTTCGGTGAAGGGCGAGGTCGTGTCCTCCACCTTTGACGAGCCGGCACAGCGCCACGTGCAGGTCGCCGAGATGGTGATCGAAAAGGCAAAGCGCCTCGTCGAGCACAAGAAGGATGTGGTGATCCTGCTCGACTCGATCACACGTCTAGGCCGTGCCTACAACACCGTGGTGCCGTCGTCGGGCAAGGTGCTGACCGGCGGTGTCGACGCCAATGCGCTCCAGCGGCCCAAGCGCTTCTTCGGCGCGGCCCGCAACATCGAGGAGGGCGGTTCGCTTTCCATCATCGCCACCGCGCTGATCGATACGGGCAGCCGCATGGACGAGGTGATCTTCGAGGAGTTCAAGGGCACCGGCAACTCGGAAATCGTGCTGGACCGCAAGGTGGCGGACAAGCGCATCTTCCCGGCGCTGGACGTGGGCAAGTCGGGCACCCGCAAGGAGGAGCTGCTGGTCCAGAAGGACAAGCTGTCGAAGATGTGGGTCCTGCGCCGCATCCTGATGCAGATGGGCACCATCGATGCGATGGAGTTCCTGCTCGACAAGATGAAGAATTCCAAGACCAACGAGGATTTCTTCGACTCGATGAATCAGTAA